GTAAAAATATCTAATTTCCCCATGAATGGTTTTTAATTAGtagaatgtatgtgtgtgaacaggcgaaagacaaagagagatggaATGAATGAAAAGAAATACAGTGAGAAAGAGACAGTGAGGGACTGTGTGTGTATAGAAGAATATGTCCCAAGGCTGGTAGGCTACTGTGTGTAAAGTAATGACAATGTGAAGTTTAAATACAGTAACTGTGAGCTAATTAAGGACAATTGCACAAATTCAACATCCTTTTGAAGATGGAAACTACATTTGGGGAAACAGCGCCACAGTTTTCTCCAGCGCCTttcttattgtttttgttttggtgatGAAACCGAGGAGGGATCTAGATAATTGCATGGTTAAAAAAATTgcagtgtttgttgtttgcagtaacttcRttgttgttgtaatatcctgAACGGATATGGCAGTTTcaccaattaaggattctagtTTTAAAGTGAAGAGCATACAACTTACCGCAGGATTTTGAAAGTCAACATGACTGACAGTGCTACTTCAGCTTCTCCCCAGGGCAATCAGTTAGACTTCATTCCATTTCAGTACTGTTCAATCACTCAAAGTAAATGTCTACACTGATTTCATAGATGTATTAATATGATCCCTCTCACACCAGGCAGCTTGATATGTTTAAAACAGTCATCTTGGTCTTAACACCAGAGGAAAGCAGCAGCAATTTGGACaaagttgacacacacacacgcgaacacacatacacacacttttgtCAGAAATCAATATCACATATCAGCAATTTCTCATGTAGCCTATGATTAATTTATAGTTTGGATGAAGAACGGTAACTCTGTATattattaaatcattatatttTTTTGCCACAGACAGGAACGAGGACATGTAATCTTGTTTTACCTTCTGGTGGCTGTCcttttgttgatgtggacacatCACAGCTGCTCCTCGGGACCTTGATTAGGAAGGTTGGTTACAGTAGCGTTGGAGCAAACGCCTGCACATCCAGTAGCACTCCAGGGCAGGGGAGGACTGGGACAAAAATTAGGCTCTAGCATTTTATTCACACCAGCCCACGTCACTACACGGCCCGCTAACTcacgctccacacacacaccccatccccAAACATACACCCTACACCCTGACACAACAGTGCTGACACATAACATTtacatctttatgtgcactaactAATATCATAGGGTAATTGGAGTTcaacacctgaggaagtggaaactcaaaacacattaactAGATCGCTAACTCTAAATAATACCCACTGCTGGTTAGGGCCGTTACGATACCAGTATCAGggaaaggaaacaaaacacgaaatgGATtcaacttctttaggaaaacagccctaatgttggaaacaaacatcattatgttgtcatccagagtcacatttatttattttccaagctacagcacagaatattttacatacagcaggtttttaaaggaccaaagagttttaTCTGCTTCGCCATGGACAAAtatcgcaatactggtatcgtcccggccgtactgctggtagtagcccTCACAATGGCCGGTGAGCACTTCGCGCCGCTCcatatctcaaagccatatcaaatatcttgcttgtaaaatagttgctattgagagttgagaaataaCTACACTTACAGCAGGCCCCAGCTAAACAGGCACAGGGGTAGGGCacacactttcattacaggaatcatgaagATAATACACTTTACTGTAAtgaaagtgtaaaacaaatcttaACAGGCTCATGGGCCACCAGCCATGTCacctttttcatttattttattaaaataaataaataattatgtgTGTCAATTTCGACCAGCCCACCCAACTAAAAAATGGTCCAGCTCATCTGTCATTTGCCAaaattgccagatggccaatctgCCCCTGCTCCAGGACATATCTACTGAAGTGGATACTACCGTGGATAGGTATTATGCACTTCACTTGACAATATAATGTCCTTAGTACCTATGATTTACATCATTATGTTTCTGTTATCTGACAGAAAACACACTGACCGGAGTCAGACAGGGACAGGACCAGTtctaaaaacattgtatttcttCTCAGTATAATTGAATGAATGTTCTTGACATCCAGCCCCTTTAAGACAGACATATTCTGTGAGACAAGCAGCCACTTAAAACATCTTAAAATGTCCAGCGGAGAACAAAAGGAGCTCTGAGGGCTTCACTGGGTGACTAATATTTGATATTCTGcactaaaacaaaacatttgaagcTATTTCTAGACAAGACTTGTTTAACAAAGGGCTCCATATTTCTACCCAAACGTCCCATTTGTAAAAACAATGACCACAGTTTGGAGTCTGAAGTCCCAGAGTGGTAGTACATGTCTAATATTTTATCTGAGGTGCACATGGCTTCTTGGAAAAGATCTTTCACCATCAGTCGTGGCGGACTTGGCTGGTTGATAACGTTCCGTATCACTGTTGTTTTGTGGATTCAGTTGAATAATAACAGCAAATTAGGGCAAGTGGCCATAGACAGTTCTCTGGGCATTGTGTCTGCAGACTCCAAAACAGAACATCAACAAAACTCACActtctttggcattgtgtttttgtCATAGAGCGCATTAAATTGACAATTATCACCTTTAGGCTAAGGGCTCCTGCCCACAATTAGCAAAACATTTGAGGAACTCATGAATGTGAATACAGAGCATTTTTGCCAAATTAACGAATCAAATTAGTTGTTTCAGTTTACATAATTAAGCAATTTGAAGATTAAAGCTATGTTGCTCTTGTAGCTGCTGCTTaatggattcacacacacacacacacacacacacacacacacacacacacacacacacacacacacacacacacacacacacacacacacacacacacacacacacacacacacacgagctggTTTAATAGGGGCCACATACACAAAAAAGGCTATATCTGTACGACAGAACATAGACAGTGACAACGTCTAAGTGAGATATTCCACAGAACAATTGTAACATAGACACAggaagtcaggaagcaggtgcagttagtgagtttaatgaTAGCGAACATGGAATGATACAAAAAAGAGAAGCGTCTCACACAAACAATACTACCTGATGACTGACAAAACAGTGCTAGATAAATGGTAAGTAATGAAGgttgtgatgaagtccaggtgtgactgtgcaggtgtgcgtaatgatggttgccaggtgtgcgtaaagaTGGGTTGCCAGAACCGGTGAATACGGTGACGTTGAGCGTCGGAGCGGGAGGAGACTTAACAACGACACACCCCAGTTAGCCATGTGAGCTGACTACAGTAATTGTGAGTGAGCCAAGAGTCAGGATTGTGACTGGCTGCGCAGCAGAGGTGCAGAGTTTCAGCCAAGCAGATCCTGTCTGCCTGAGTGATTGGGCTAGGCACAGGAAGACATGCCAGCTGCCCCACAGACCATGCGTCCATGCACCACcgcacctgccacacacacacacacacacacaccaccacacacacacacacacacacacacacacacacacacacacacacacaccacacacacacacacacacacacacacacacacacacacacacaccacacacacacacaagaggcgCGTATTCCAGATTTACAGACATACTCTGTGGAGGCCTGCTCAGATTTGTAGATATTTGTAATCCCTGGTGATGTGTTTACCTTCTCAGAAATGCCatcaatatgatacagtataaTGATCTTGTAATCTGCGCAGGCTAGACTGCACTCAATGTGCATATAGAACTGTCTGTAGGTTACTTGTAACCAGTCAAGTAGTCAATCAACTGATGTGGCCCCTTAATTTGATATCTATGTAAATAAAACAGAGATCAGTGTGACAGTGAATACATCTATTCATAAGGCATGGTATGAAGTACAATGGTATATTGATATCTAAATGGAGCAGATAAAAAGACTAGTGTAAACATTCATTTACTACATTATAATAACCCTGATGCTGTGGCATGAGGAATGGTCATCAATGTAAATCCTCTTACAATCTTGAATTACAGTACTGTAACATCAGTAATACAACCACAACAATGGGTAACTACATGTAGTGTTCTCAGAGAATACAAAAGACAGCGCATCATGTTGTGAGATTACATGGTATACAATGGCTCCATCTGCTGTAGGAAGCATAGTAATGCTTTTGGGGTTACAGGCTGAATGCAGTAACTTGATTGGTTCCATTGTGCTGAAAAAAAATACTAGTATTTACATGGTGGTTACATTGACAggtacagtgtaattacagtgtagATACACATTGTTGCATAGTACTTACTGCATAGTACTTACATTGTTGCACAGCTAACTATAGCTGTTTGGACTTTGTAGGCTATCAATTagatttgcaaataaattctaaTTGACAGTTGGTACCAAACTGCCCGTACTACGTACCAATGTGTACACACACTGTAATTAACCTGTACCTACCAATCTAATAACATTGCAAATAGATCAGCTTTTAGTGTCACTTAAAGTAATGTGGGACTCATTGTTTTCCTGTTGGGTGTCTGCTCCTCTGatatggtagaaacacaacatccTCATCATTCTCACCCACGTCACATCCTCATACAAGATACAAGCATTTATTGTCTACCCATTTTCAAAACAGGCTTAATCGACAATAATAACATATTATGTTTTAAAGACACACTATCATCACTTTGGTCCTACTGTGGGCTACCTTAGCCAAAACAATCCTCCTGAGGACAAATTATGTCAGTAATATTTTTGGCACTCATTTCACTTAAGAACACTTGTTGTGATTTAACAGAAATGTCAGCATTACACATTTTTAAAGCTTGCTATTTTAATCTGATAAAAAATCTAACAGATTCACATTCTGTTGTCTATTCATAAATAAAATATGCATTTACATGTATTACAAAAATGACACCACACAATCAGGGCAGCTTTTTAAATACCATGTTAACTCATTCACTAAATTAACATTGTTATAAAATatgaacacatactgtatacacgtCTACAGTAACTTTTATTCTAATATTCAGTGTTGTACCTTCAAGTACCGTACGATACGGTTTACAATTCAGCTAACACTACTACGCAGCTATTAATTTATGACTCAGCAGAAATTAAACTTGATACAGCACTAAAGAGAGTCATCCATAACAACAGGCTTATTGTCCATGCTATTGTCCATGCTACAGTCCTGCAGACGCCCGTACTCAAAATCAAGAACCCCGTCATGTAGTAGACTCCGCTCATTGGCGTTGTCAAAGCTGTTCTTGCCGTGGATTTGTTTGAGATGTTTGCGGAGCACTGGCTTGTGTGCGAACACCATGTCGCAGTAGTTACAGCGATGGGGCTTGTCTCCACTGTGTAAGTTCTGGTGGTCCAGGAGAGAGCATTTCTGAGTGAAGGTCTTGCCAcatatgttgcattgaaagggcTTGATGCCAGCGTGGACCCGCATGTGCCGGTGCAGGTTACCCTTCTGGGTGAACGTCTTTCCACACAGCAGGCACATGAACAGCTTGTGCATCTTGAGGTGGTTGGCGTAGTTCTCTAGCTGGCGGAACACACGGGCACACTTTGGGCACTGGTGGTACCACTGAAGAGATTTGTCTGAGTTTCGTAGGTGCCCCCCCAGATTAGGTCTCCCTGTGGCTGAGGTGGGTAGTGGGGGGGGGCTGAGCGGGTATCCTGGCATATGTGGTATGGTCATCTCACCAGCCCGGGTGTCCACGGTGGAGTTGATTAGGGAGTGCTGGGGCTCAGGGGAGTGTAATGACGATGGGGGGCTGGTGTGGAAGCACCCTGCAATGGAAGCAGAGGAGCGGTCAGACATCTCCGACACCCGCTCACAAACGGCCTCCACCTTTACGATGGTGATGGGGCTCTCCTCGCCCTCACCCCTGTCTCGCCTCTGGGTTGGGGTCATCGGCTGAATTAtcacatcatcatcttcatcatcctcctcctcacgaTTTATTACCTGGGCATGGGGCAGCTCCTGTATTTTCTGGATGGGAGAGGCTCTGAgagtctctccatctccttcctcctcctgagGCTGTTGTTTCACTTGGCAGTGTCGTGGCTGGATGAACTTCTTGAGAGCCTGGGTGCACTGCTCCACCACGTGGCCCATCTGGAGGAAGCTGGCCACAGTTAGGTAGTTGACCAGCTCCAGCTCAGGCAGCTCCAGGGTGCCTGTGTAGCAGGACAGCAGCAGCCGCTGGCCCACCTCTGCCTCCTGGGTCATGGAGATCTGGACCTCCCTTGTGGACGAGTCCTGAAGGAAGAACTGGTCCCGGAGGAAGGGAGAACCGGCAGCCAACACCACCTTGTGACCGGGGAcctaataataatatttattttaaaaaattataaaatgtataGCACAATTCATACAGAGACTGCACCTCATGGTGATGTgcctaataaaataatgataaaaagaagatacaaaatatattaaaaactTGGTAAACAGAAAATGCTTATAATATAAGCAGCAGAGAATGCTTATAATAAGTGCAAAAACACAGGTGGTTGATAGATGTGTACCTCCAGGTCATTGATGCGCACGGTGACATCACAGAAGCGGGTCTGGCGGCGAAGCAGGTTCATCTTCTGCAGCATAGAGTCTCCGAAGGTTCCGAAGCGGAACTGGAGGATCACCTGGTTCTGCTGCTGGGCCATGGACATTGTGGCTTCCTGCAGCTGCCTGCAGGCCTGGTGGGAGGGAGAAAACAGTGGCAATGCATTTGATAACAGGTATATGGAATATCATGTGGTTGAAATGATTTTTAAGACTTTTTATGAGAATATGATCCCTTTATGAGGTAGTATTATCAGAATTATCCAGATTTAATAACAGCCAGCTTGAGGCAGTTGAAAATGTCCTAGATTGAGACATAATATGTCATTATAAAGGCTTATAAGACATCACAAAGGCTCAAACTACATTATCAGGGTCAAACATGATGATAAGAGAATGCAACATTAATTTATGTTTCTGAGCAATGACTATCAGTGTAATGTGAAGTGTACCATACCCAAATAGAAAATCATGACATAATATATTCGTTCTAATTATCAAATAAATCTTTGAACAATCAATAATGCTGATATTATAAGAGATCAATATGAAAACTGAAACATATCAAAACGTAAAACAATCTCAATTGATAATATAGTAGGATTAATATTCTTAGGCCTATTATTATGCTGCTGTGCGGAGCCTAATCGTCAGAAGACAAACTGATGTTTGATAAATATTCTGAAAAAAGGATGTCACTCCATTTGGATCAAACAGAAACACAGCTAGGCGTCATTCATTGTTTTAGTGAAACGATCAAGCAAAAGCATATTATGTCTACTCGGCGTTCTTTCTCTTCATCACYGGAATCTAGATGCGGCTCTAAAACAGTGGCCATATTTTACCAGTGTCCCGAATGTAAAGACAACAGCATTACTACATTTCAGCGCTAGAGAAAACATTCACCTATCGTCTATTGTCAATAGGAAAATCACGCCTCGAAAACTGTCTCGGTAAAATCACTTTACATTAATCTACTTTTCAATCTAGAATCGTCTTGAAAAAGATTGCAGTTTGCCTACAGTGCGGAAGTGCTAGTAAGGAGGTTCGTCACTAGATCGCACAGCcataaagtcataaaccccgcctatttctaccgTTTATTTTCGTAAAATTAGTTTTTAaagctaactctaaccttaaccacactgctaaccttatgcaaaaccctaaccttaaattacgaCCAAGAAGCACATTTTAATTTTCACACATCTTTACGATAATAGCCAAATTTCACTTTGTGGCTgtagtaactagtggaaaccagtGAGGAGGGGCAgcgccacagagtttctaaacccagagacccaacatcgcgagacttccgggaatGCTTGCGAAGCAGACTCGGCAGTCAATGGGCGCGTTCGAGCGAATCACTTTTGTCAAATTGATGTACATCGTTGGTCACTGCCTTTCAAAAATCacgtgatcaaaggtcatgaagttttgGTAGCAGTAGATAAAAAGTTATGTTTATTTGTACTAATAGCACAAACTCCGAGAACATTGAGTTATAGGATTCAGAAGGGGCGTGGCATTGATGGAGTTCGATGCGCCATGAGTTTGTGCTATTAGTACATAAAAACATTGTGCTAATTTGTACATAAAGTACATAATGAATGAGAGACTGGGTTGCAACTCCTTCTATATAAAATAGTTTTtgatgaaaatgaaaacgtgtcagtttgtcactttcacgagttTGTAATAATGACATGTTCAGCTACATAAAATAACTGCTTTGAATCGAGGTTGTACTATTAGAAATCGATCAAATTAACAACTTAGTTTGAATTTTTCACTTCTGTCATTGAGCACGTTTGAGTGGTAAGTCGaacacagcttctatctcaaggccatcagactgttaaacagccatcactaacacagagaggctgctgcctacatcagacttgaaatcattggccactttattaaatggatcactagtcacacagctggtctgcacatgctctgaggatgtggctagggatgtcgtctgggccagcagccttgcgagggttaacatgtttaaatgttttactcacgtcagccactgagaaggagCGGGGGGGCCGCAGTCTTTGTTAGCGAGCCGAGACGGtgacactgtattatcctcaaagcgggcatagaaggtgtttagtttgtctggaagcgtgacgtcggtatcCGTGATGtggctgtttttatttttgtagtccatgattccTGTAGACCCTATCACATAccgaattgcgactccaccttgtccctgtaccggcatttcgcttgtttgattgccttgcggagggaataactacactgttcatATTCAGCCATATCACCAGACCTCTTTCCCATGGTGAAATGCAGTGGATCGCTCATTCAGTTTtttgcgaatgccgccatccgtCCATGGTTTCtgtttagggtaggttttaatagtcacagtgggtacaacatctccaatgcacttatttataaacgcactcaccgagtcagcgtatagatcaatgTCGTTCCCTGAGGCTGActagaacatattccagtccgcgtgatcaaaacaatcttggagTGTgacttccgattggtcagaccagcgttgaatggttctcgtcactggtacatcctgtttgagtttctgcctataagtcGGGatgagcaagatggcgtcgtggtcggatttgccgaagggagagcgggggagggctttgtatgcatcgcggaagttagagtagtagTGGTTGGTGAGTATTAGCCCTATGtgtcgtgcaatcaatatgctgatcaaacattgatctcaaatttgcttttttaaaatccccagctacaataaatgcagcctccggatatatagtttccagtttacatagagtcgagtgaagttccttgagggccgtcttggtgtttGCTTGAGGAGGgggatgtacacagctgtgactataactgacgagaattctcttggtaggtagaatggctggcatttgattgtaaggaattctaggttgggtgagcagaaggacttgagttcctgtgtgttgttatgatcacaccatgagttgttagtcataaagcatacacccccgcccttacTCTTCCCAGAgggcgatgcatggagaagcccgttTGCtggaccgattccgacaacatatcccaagagaaccatgtttctgtgaaacagagaatgttacagtctctgatgtctctctggaaggcaacccttgctcaaattttgtctaccttgttgtcaagagactggacattggcgagtagtatacccGGGAGTGGTGAGCGATGTGCCCATttacgaagcctgaccagaagacagctccgtctgccccttctgcgtcgCCGTTTTTTTCGGTCAGCTGCTYGGATTAAAtacattgtcctgggtggtggtccgaagagaggatctgcttcgggaagtcgtattcctggtcataatgttggtaaattgacgttgctcttatatccaatagttcttcccggctgtatgtaataagacttaggatttcctggggtaacaatgtaagaaataatacactgctcaaaaaaattaagggaacacttaaacaacacaatgtaactccaagtcaatcacacttctgtgaaatcaaactgtccacttaggaagcaacactgattgacaatacatttcacatgctgttgtgcaaatggaatagacaaaaggtggaaattataggcaattagtaagacacccccaataaaggagtggttctgcaggtggtgaccacagaccacttctcagttcctatgcttcctggctgatgttttggtcacttttgaatgctggcggtgctttcactctagtggtagcatgagacggagtctacaacccacacatatgattcaagatggctaccattgttcctgtacccaagaaggcaaagataactgaacttaatgactaccgccccatagcactcacttctgtcatcatgaagtgctttgagaggctagtcaaggatcatatcaccgccaccttaccgYCCACCCTAGACCCACATCAGtttgcattccgccccaacaggtccacagatgacacaatcgccTTCGCACTGCACACagccctattccatctggacaaaaataatacctatgtaagaatgttgttcattgactacagctcagcattcaacaccatagtaccctccaagctcatcatcaagctgaaggccctgggtctcaacccctccctgtgcaactgggtcctggactttctgacgtgccgcccccaggtggtgaaggtaggaaacaacatctccacttcactgacctTCAACACTggggagtcaatatgggccagcatccctatggaacgctttcgacaccttgtagagtccatggcccaatgaattgaggctaatctgagggcaaaaaaaggggggggtgcAAGTGCaatgcaatattaggaaggtgttcttaatattttgtacactcagtgtacacacaAAATAATGTTATATTGCAATGAGAACATAACATTTTACAAACAACATCATATGACTCTATAAAGGAATACCCCAATAAAGTGCTGTAAGGGATGGATGCAGATTAACACAAATattgatggttgtccttctggaaggttctcccatctccacagaggaWCTCtagagctcagtcagagtgaccatcgggttcttggtcacctccctgaacgaaggcccttctcctccgattgctcagtttggccaggcagccggctctaggaagagtcttggtggttccaaacgtcttccatttaagaatgatggaggccactgtgttcttggggaccttcaatgttgcagacattttttgggaacccttccccagatctctttCTGTCTTggaactctacagacaattccttggacctcatggcttggtttttgctctgacatgcactgtcaactgtgggaccttatatagacaggttgtgtgcctttccaaatcatgtccaatcaactgaatttaccacaggtggactccaatcaaattgtagaaacatctcaaggatgatcaatggaaacaggatgcacctgagctcatagcaaagggtctgaatacttatgtaaataaagtatttctgttttttatttgccaacatttctgaaaacctgttttcgctttgtcattttgtggtattgtgtgtaggttgatgaggagaaaaattaatttaatcaattttcgaataaggctgtaaaaatgggggaaaagtcaaggggtctgaatactttccgaatgcactgtaccctaCCGGGACCTGGGAAGATGCAATCCGAAAAACGGGAGCCGCTGAGCAGACAACTTGCGCGATACGGCTAAAGCCAACGTTGCAAGAATACATGTGAGACAGTGCGTGGTCTGACGTACGGTTTTATATGAACCGCGGGCAcgtcctcctttccttccagtgaAAATGAATGGGAAGCGGTGTTTCACCGCACGGCACCTCTTGCTAGTGAACATGAACACGAGGCATTCGCCTGCGCAGAGCGTGAGGGATATAATCCATACTTTCAACCATAGTGACCGTCTGAAAGTTATTAAGTAGAACAACACTTAAAAATTGATCAGGAACATACCGATCAAGTATGACTTTTCTTGCCAGCTAATGAATGTATGCACTAGAAATATTTCAGAAGTTTATTGACCTGACAGCTCATGTACACTTGCACAAGATGCCGGGCGGTGAAACATCGCttcccattcatttcaatggaaggaaagcggTGAGAAGCGGAGAGGGCGGTGCGAAGGTGGCGTGGGAGGAGGTGAAAAACATAAACTTTTCCCAACTTTATGCAAATCACCAGCAACAACCGCTGGGCGATGGCCAATCATATCGGGTGGTTCCCATGACGAATTTGAGCTATGCGACCCAAGGCTTGAGACTTTCTACAGCAAAGATGGCGgacaaaaatactaggatggaagcaaatgtaagtgattataacgtcataactaatcatgcaaaaaatgtacagttgacaggaatattttagttaatgtagagacaaacgattatgcTTATTtctttgtcataaagttaatttacgaaaatcgcgattgaacaagctagctgactagctaacattagcctgctagctggctagctttatgggtgttgtgacatgagtatgaaattgtaattctggttgtttaatgttttagggactcctgaaacaaccagcaTACCAGGCTGTCGTCtagtgaaacagtggatgtaaagaatctagctagctgaagcatttactgcaaattgaatgtacaattgtgtaagcttggcatgctgatatttgccatgcaatgcagatgaaataacatagctagctaactattttcttGCAGTGTGTGCAGTGGAGGATAACAATACCattatgcctatggatgtgtagctagcttcGAGGCTGATCTGTGTAcggaccctaaaacgtttggtgTACATATTAGTTCAGAGCCTAGCTATAAACCTCAGCGATCATAACCAGTTGTATCAATTTCAAAACCGTTTGAATGACGtaaatgaagcctatggattgagtagaatataactATACCAGTGGTCTCGGAAGtatacatacgccttagccaaatacatttaaactcagattttcacaattcctgacatttaatccttgtaaaaattccctgttttatcagtaggatcaccacatttatttaagaatgtgaaatgtcagaataatagtcgagagaatgatttatttcagcttttattctttcatcacatcccagtggtcagaagtttacatacactcaattagtatttggtagcattgccttttaaattgtttaactttggtcaaacgtttcaggtagccttccacaagcttcccacaagaagttgggtgaatgttgacccattcctcctcacagagctggtgtaactgagtcaggtttgtaggcctccttgctcgcacacgctttttcagttctgcccacaaatgttctataggattgaggtcagggctttgtgatggccacctcaataccttgactttgttgtccttaagccattttgccacaactttggaagtatgctttggggtcattgtccatttggaagaccgatttcgaccaagctttaacttcctaactgatgtcttgagatgttgcttcaatctatccacataatt
This portion of the Salvelinus sp. IW2-2015 linkage group LG15, ASM291031v2, whole genome shotgun sequence genome encodes:
- the LOC111974870 gene encoding zinc finger and BTB domain-containing protein 26 encodes the protein MSMAQQQNQVILQFRFGTFGDSMLQKMNLLRRQTRFCDVTVRINDLEVPGHKVVLAAGSPFLRDQFFLQDSSTREVQISMTQEAEVGQRLLLSCYTGTLELPELELVNYLTVASFLQMGHVVEQCTQALKKFIQPRHCQVKQQPQEEEGDGETLRASPIQKIQELPHAQVINREEEDDEDDDVIIQPMTPTQRRDRGEGEESPITIVKVEAVCERVSEMSDRSSASIAGCFHTSPPSSLHSPEPQHSLINSTVDTRAGEMTIPHMPGYPLSPPPLPTSATGRPNLGGHLRNSDKSLQWYHQCPKCARVFRQLENYANHLKMHKLFMCLLCGKTFTQKGNLHRHMRVHAGIKPFQCNICGKTFTQKCSLLDHQNLHSGDKPHRCNYCDMVFAHKPVLRKHLKQIHGKNSFDNANERSLLHDGVLDFEYGRLQDCSMDNSMDNKPVVMDDSL